The Leucobacter viscericola genome includes a window with the following:
- a CDS encoding patatin-like phospholipase family protein yields MHTTSSSTHFVTSRVILDAQAKASYAPLENHAGKRALVLGGGGSAGNAWLIGVLAGLAQAGLDVTETDLMVGTSAGATAAAQLGGASAAQLFENILAATLPQPRTAAVGGSGASSRQTSNHMERTAKIIAAAENPTDMRRGMGSGALEMAEAWGEDGRSSWRRTVAARFSSQDWPECTTLLTAVDAGTGEPVVFDSESGVDLADAVAASCSAATAYSIGGRGFIDGGYRRNENADLAAGFERVLVLSPFGGRTRHPLEWNMQLAAQVDELRSGGSAVETIAPDPASLEAFGTNMMDLSTRIPAARAGHGQGEALAPQLAEFWG; encoded by the coding sequence ATGCACACAACTTCTTCTTCAACTCACTTTGTTACGTCGAGGGTGATCCTCGATGCCCAAGCAAAGGCGAGCTACGCTCCGCTCGAGAACCACGCTGGTAAACGAGCACTTGTGCTCGGCGGTGGCGGTTCGGCAGGCAACGCCTGGTTGATCGGTGTACTCGCCGGGCTCGCGCAGGCGGGACTCGATGTCACCGAGACCGACCTCATGGTCGGCACCTCCGCGGGCGCGACCGCCGCCGCCCAGCTCGGTGGGGCGAGCGCAGCGCAGCTATTCGAAAACATCCTTGCCGCGACGCTTCCACAGCCTCGCACAGCCGCGGTCGGCGGTAGCGGCGCATCAAGTCGACAGACCAGTAACCACATGGAGCGCACCGCCAAGATCATCGCGGCGGCCGAGAACCCGACGGATATGCGCCGAGGGATGGGCTCGGGGGCACTCGAAATGGCGGAGGCCTGGGGTGAGGACGGCCGATCCAGCTGGCGCCGTACCGTCGCAGCACGGTTCTCAAGCCAGGACTGGCCCGAGTGCACAACGCTGCTGACCGCGGTCGATGCCGGCACCGGAGAACCGGTTGTGTTCGACAGTGAAAGCGGCGTGGATCTGGCCGATGCGGTGGCGGCGAGCTGCTCCGCAGCCACCGCCTACTCGATCGGAGGTAGGGGGTTCATCGACGGTGGCTATCGCCGCAATGAAAATGCAGACCTCGCCGCCGGCTTCGAGCGGGTGTTGGTACTCTCGCCGTTTGGGGGCAGAACGAGGCACCCCCTGGAGTGGAACATGCAACTCGCGGCACAGGTAGACGAACTGCGTTCGGGCGGTAGCGCGGTGGAAACGATCGCGCCGGATCCGGCCTCGCTGGAGGCCTTTGGCACCAACATGATGGATCTCTCCACCCGCATACCCGCAGCGCGCGCAGGCCACGGCCAGGGTGAAGCACTCGCCCCACAGCTGGCTGAGTTCTGGGGCTAA
- a CDS encoding PIN domain-containing protein: protein MAKRSGELTGIDTNVLLRALLQDDPVQSPVATKLLSSLTPSAPGFIAHATLIEMHWVMTRTFNTPKNQCLAVLRKLTELAMIEFEDAEGIIRAVALAEEGADFPDALIHTTMEQFMIERVVTFDKNAAKRLEWEVLRA, encoded by the coding sequence ATGGCAAAACGGTCAGGCGAGCTCACCGGCATCGACACCAACGTGTTGCTCAGGGCGTTACTGCAAGATGACCCCGTTCAGTCTCCGGTCGCCACGAAGCTCTTGAGCTCGCTCACACCCAGTGCACCAGGATTCATTGCTCACGCAACTCTCATTGAAATGCACTGGGTGATGACACGAACCTTCAATACCCCAAAGAACCAGTGCCTCGCGGTCCTTCGAAAACTCACCGAACTAGCCATGATTGAGTTTGAAGACGCAGAAGGAATCATCCGTGCCGTGGCTCTCGCCGAAGAGGGCGCCGATTTTCCCGACGCCCTCATTCACACGACAATGGAGCAGTTCATGATCGAACGGGTCGTGACCTTCGACAAGAATGCCGCGAAACGACTCGAATGGGAGGTTCTGAGGGCGTAA
- a CDS encoding AbrB/MazE/SpoVT family DNA-binding domain-containing protein, whose amino-acid sequence MSIAHLDRAYVTLSSKGQVTIPKSIRDEMKLEPGSQLRFVHMSDGRVELIPRTGSMQDLIGILHDPNRKPISIDEMNDAIADGWATAGARGMRGLDPDHTVSASDSNGAAKKSR is encoded by the coding sequence ATGTCAATTGCGCACCTAGACCGCGCATACGTCACACTGAGCAGCAAGGGGCAAGTGACGATCCCAAAGTCCATTCGCGACGAAATGAAACTCGAACCCGGCAGCCAGCTTCGTTTTGTTCACATGTCAGACGGACGTGTTGAGTTGATTCCAAGGACAGGTAGCATGCAAGACCTCATTGGAATCCTTCACGATCCCAACCGCAAGCCAATAAGCATTGACGAAATGAATGATGCAATTGCCGACGGCTGGGCGACCGCGGGCGCGCGTGGCATGAGGGGGCTGGATCCCGACCACACGGTCTCCGCGAGCGACAGCAACGGCGCGGCGAAGAAGTCCCGCTAA
- a CDS encoding septum formation family protein, with translation MEHGTDNPGEQPQTPTPEQGPQTTPPIWAGAQLGAPATARPSLVFPIIATVLFWPVGLFAILKTVKAKKAVAAGDNASAVKLLRTAKTESIIATIVGGLILLCNILILAAVVASAPQDLASQSPTKDEIPSYSASMADGPTNKVVIRLTVDKGSARSTFSGTLGGKEFENADQSDNEFKKSFTKTILVDKDSKDFTIDVLADTYGAKVTCELEVDGVVVGKNVGTGTTYCDMYMTVNDDSASADDASSNDSSSGGIFAMPKYAVGDCINTTTNAGGQVTSEKVDCAGEHDGQVTHVETLPDGDYPGEEAISNQANTVCTGDAFTSFIGIPFTDSTLSGSFMYPQSVSWTVGDRDITCLVHEAEGKTTGSLQGAAR, from the coding sequence ATGGAACACGGCACTGACAACCCCGGCGAACAGCCCCAAACACCCACACCTGAACAGGGACCCCAGACGACGCCGCCCATCTGGGCCGGGGCCCAATTGGGTGCGCCCGCGACGGCTCGACCGTCCCTCGTTTTTCCGATTATCGCGACGGTGCTCTTCTGGCCCGTCGGGCTCTTTGCGATCCTCAAGACCGTCAAGGCGAAAAAGGCAGTAGCAGCCGGGGATAACGCCTCCGCCGTGAAGCTTCTCCGCACCGCCAAGACTGAGTCGATTATCGCGACCATCGTCGGCGGGCTGATTCTGCTGTGCAACATCCTTATTTTGGCCGCAGTGGTCGCCTCCGCGCCTCAGGATCTCGCGTCGCAGAGCCCCACCAAAGACGAGATTCCCAGCTACTCGGCATCCATGGCGGACGGCCCCACCAATAAGGTCGTCATTCGATTGACGGTCGATAAGGGCAGCGCACGGAGCACGTTCAGTGGAACGCTCGGCGGCAAGGAGTTCGAGAACGCTGACCAGTCAGACAACGAGTTCAAGAAGTCGTTCACCAAGACGATCCTGGTCGACAAAGACAGCAAGGACTTTACGATCGATGTCCTAGCGGATACGTATGGCGCAAAGGTGACCTGCGAGCTTGAGGTTGACGGTGTTGTGGTCGGTAAGAATGTCGGCACCGGCACCACCTACTGCGATATGTACATGACCGTGAATGACGATTCCGCCTCGGCAGACGATGCCAGCTCGAACGATTCTTCTTCCGGCGGCATCTTCGCAATGCCGAAGTACGCGGTCGGAGACTGCATCAACACCACAACAAACGCGGGCGGGCAGGTCACTTCAGAGAAGGTGGACTGCGCCGGAGAACACGATGGCCAGGTGACCCACGTTGAAACCCTGCCCGATGGTGACTACCCCGGCGAGGAGGCCATCAGCAACCAGGCCAACACGGTCTGCACGGGAGATGCTTTCACCAGCTTTATTGGCATCCCGTTCACAGACTCCACCCTTTCCGGCTCGTTCATGTACCCGCAGTCGGTGAGCTGGACGGTCGGCGATCGCGACATCACCTGCCTGGTTCACGAGGCCGAGGGTAAGACCACGGGATCGCTGCAGGGAGCAGCCCGCTAG
- a CDS encoding septum formation family protein, producing MENGIDNPGEQPQATGPEPTPELAPAPAPVVEPHMSAPAPAAPRPSLVFPIIATVLCWPVGLFAILKTVSARKAADALDTVTAAKNARTAKTLSIVATCLGALGWLLSIVLLVISVNLAASQFDSSISDDDETVAYSASLADGPTNEVVFRLAVDKGTATYSFSGTLGDTEFENTDESKNKFEKSVSKTVLVDKDNTDFSVHVSTLETGATVSCELEVDGVVVAKDSSKISTFCNMYMDDEDDTAADDSTASDATVPDAFKTETFAVGDCINTVTTDDKGTRAEKVDCATAHDGQVSHVETLPKADYPGEEAISAQANTVCTGDSFTSFVGIPFSDSNLSGSFLYPKEFNWMVGDRQITCMVHEAEGKTTGSLQGAAR from the coding sequence ATGGAAAACGGCATTGACAACCCCGGCGAACAGCCACAAGCCACTGGCCCTGAGCCAACCCCCGAGCTAGCCCCCGCGCCAGCCCCCGTGGTTGAACCGCACATGAGTGCGCCCGCACCGGCCGCCCCTCGGCCATCCCTCGTCTTCCCGATCATCGCGACCGTACTCTGCTGGCCGGTCGGGCTGTTTGCGATTCTGAAGACCGTCTCGGCACGAAAGGCCGCTGACGCTCTCGATACCGTCACAGCAGCAAAGAACGCCCGCACCGCCAAGACCCTGTCTATCGTTGCGACCTGCCTCGGTGCGCTTGGCTGGTTGCTCAGCATCGTGCTTCTCGTTATCTCGGTAAACCTCGCGGCATCGCAGTTCGACTCGTCGATCTCAGATGACGATGAGACCGTCGCGTACTCCGCGTCCCTTGCAGACGGCCCGACCAACGAGGTCGTCTTCCGGTTGGCGGTCGACAAGGGCACTGCCACCTACAGCTTCAGCGGCACTCTTGGCGACACAGAGTTTGAGAACACCGACGAGTCGAAGAACAAGTTCGAGAAGTCAGTCAGCAAGACCGTCCTGGTAGACAAGGACAACACCGATTTTTCGGTCCACGTCTCAACGTTGGAGACCGGAGCAACGGTGAGCTGCGAGCTCGAGGTTGACGGTGTTGTGGTCGCAAAGGACTCGAGCAAAATCTCAACCTTCTGCAACATGTACATGGACGATGAAGATGACACGGCTGCCGACGACAGCACCGCGTCAGACGCGACAGTGCCAGACGCATTCAAAACAGAAACGTTCGCTGTCGGTGACTGCATCAATACGGTGACAACCGACGACAAGGGAACCCGCGCCGAGAAGGTTGACTGCGCCACCGCCCACGACGGCCAGGTCTCCCACGTCGAAACACTTCCCAAGGCCGACTACCCCGGCGAGGAAGCGATCAGCGCGCAGGCAAACACGGTTTGCACGGGCGATTCGTTCACCAGCTTCGTGGGTATCCCGTTCTCCGACTCCAACCTCTCTGGTTCATTCCTGTACCCGAAGGAGTTCAACTGGATGGTCGGCGATCGCCAGATCACCTGCATGGTTCACGAGGCCGAGGGTAAGACCACCGGGTCGCTGCAGGGCGCGGCTCGCTAG
- a CDS encoding amidase, with translation MSSLPDTALELRATLRSGELSTREVTEQYLGRITERADLGAFVSVTAEQATHEATVADNRFAEYQRAGRSNETLTLPPLHGLPLAHKDLVDVAGATTTHGSAAVPHELAKTDSPGAGTLRRAGALSLGKTQVPEFGLTGYSENLIVDPARNPLDPSRTAGGSSGGSAAAVAAGLLPFAPGSDGGGSIRIPALACGIVGLKPGLGTIPSDLRNGARDPFGAPRLTVSGPLARNTADAAMLFDAMRGAQGEPSLAAVRTADRVSRLRIGVSTASPFESAYPITLSPDATAAVVAAAQLLEQRNHRVEEARIAYDPGYPEAFMTAWTAGLSQLMLDAEAEDRLTPLTREFRERALARSESEHHAAGSRLRGFASDVREQWGRYDVVLTPGLAFDAPRVGAFTALSPDDDYRLQCEWAPFTSMVNVSGLPAIAVPILSLPSSLSMGVQLIGRAGSEVQLLQLATQLMGTETSFR, from the coding sequence GTGAGCTCGCTCCCTGACACCGCTCTCGAGCTGCGTGCGACCCTGCGCTCGGGTGAGCTCTCCACGCGCGAGGTAACGGAGCAATACTTGGGCCGGATCACCGAGCGCGCAGATCTCGGAGCGTTCGTCAGCGTGACCGCGGAGCAGGCGACCCACGAGGCGACAGTGGCCGACAACAGATTCGCCGAGTATCAGCGCGCTGGCCGATCCAACGAGACACTCACACTCCCCCCGCTGCACGGCCTCCCCCTAGCGCACAAAGACCTGGTCGATGTTGCTGGTGCCACCACCACACACGGCAGTGCGGCCGTGCCGCACGAGCTCGCGAAGACGGACAGCCCCGGTGCCGGGACACTGCGGCGGGCCGGGGCTCTCTCGCTCGGCAAGACCCAGGTGCCCGAGTTCGGTCTCACGGGATACTCCGAAAATCTGATCGTCGATCCCGCGCGAAACCCACTTGATCCGAGCAGAACGGCGGGTGGGTCATCGGGAGGATCAGCCGCGGCCGTTGCCGCCGGCCTGCTCCCCTTCGCTCCGGGCAGTGACGGGGGTGGGTCGATCCGGATCCCTGCCCTTGCCTGCGGAATCGTTGGGCTGAAGCCGGGGCTGGGCACGATCCCGAGCGACCTTCGTAACGGTGCCCGCGACCCCTTTGGCGCGCCCCGACTCACCGTGAGTGGGCCGCTCGCCCGCAACACCGCCGATGCCGCAATGCTCTTTGACGCCATGCGCGGCGCGCAGGGTGAACCGAGCCTGGCGGCGGTTCGCACCGCCGACCGCGTGAGCAGACTGCGCATCGGCGTGAGCACGGCCTCGCCGTTCGAATCCGCCTACCCGATCACCCTCTCCCCGGACGCCACGGCCGCGGTGGTCGCGGCCGCACAACTGCTTGAACAGCGCAACCACCGAGTCGAAGAGGCCAGAATCGCCTACGACCCCGGTTACCCCGAGGCCTTTATGACCGCGTGGACCGCGGGCCTCTCCCAGCTCATGTTGGATGCAGAGGCTGAGGATCGCCTCACCCCTCTCACACGCGAGTTTCGCGAGCGGGCGCTCGCGCGATCCGAGTCCGAACACCACGCCGCGGGATCACGGCTCCGCGGTTTCGCGAGCGACGTGCGTGAGCAGTGGGGGCGCTACGACGTGGTGCTGACTCCGGGGCTCGCCTTTGATGCGCCACGGGTCGGCGCGTTCACGGCCCTCTCTCCCGATGACGACTACCGACTGCAGTGCGAGTGGGCACCCTTTACCTCGATGGTCAACGTGTCGGGTTTGCCCGCGATCGCGGTGCCGATCCTGAGCCTGCCCAGCAGCCTGTCTATGGGTGTGCAGCTCATTGGTCGTGCTGGCAGTGAGGTGCAGTTGCTGCAGCTGGCAACGCAGCTGATGGGCACTGAGACATCCTTTCGCTAG
- a CDS encoding DUF7507 domain-containing protein, which yields MSIARNKTIWRATAMGAGLAVLAGLVAPTAGQAADPELAYEIAIGSVQTGSGNFDADDGPGNDSGPGNNIVRSYDTVTYELEASVNSTTGATGTASNAAFTFTLPEGMTWNTLPGTCLTTTTPASSISADGRTAVCNIGDVALGAARSVALSATVANLPNATPLNFAPDALSFATDNVTTPAVTVTPGSLVSSGAPNVNMTKLVPYVAKNQLGPDGVTRGWLLQYGVTFSIPDIQGKGRKGYLTPTGPLTFTDDFSQISPNAQFVRVESGDVTNHGELPLFSRANLNLPNAINDGGVWTATPDQANKRVTVTVTGADLTASHIPTTSRAGQPITDKGYLTFGKVIIFVPLTDVPVDDATGEGSIPISNLVTDFAPTGPHFDGSTVPNVGENPADNRQSQNLVRQAAGEFSKRFADVVNSPATPFLVEGMVSDRSGNGTLTQGQQVQSYMALTNTSSDGEYSATKVCDMWDSQYLDLARWSVTPPSRWANPDGNPTSATGSAAAKGHFEYLTNYTLSGTDAQRWQTIRTFNCADNAGTWTTQAAALANPNFDLTQVRAVRWIADQPFPAGDTVTMLINLEAKAAIPEGQIVANMAGWQAPELLNGAYRYPNYVPETAKTTGGFTPSAGDRLIAVQAPLALTKTVTAPSTPNPRVVAGGAAQFTITPSFRTVGRPGPFTARDVTVTDRIPAGMSIVLDPGNVDGQAVTPPNHAPTSVTVLPDGTTEVVWTFDEISTGNIPSIVYWVATESTSRGDFVNTAIIRSPDDAQSPAVSDTAPSTTDVHRSSANIGIDGQAGIAVSKTVLNPFISAGDDFAFEITTSNGSQAVTQTGATVIDVFPFVGDGAAGVVSRVPATDNASQFKLKAAPTVPAGATVDYTTDPAATVQASQTIGAGQAPTFGAGVNWQPFAAVQANLEDVTAIRVHLPSMAPQTTQKFRYTLTHMDGVEGGYFANNATFRTTQAALGVVSNTVTTRMLPEQPAIELIKSASTPANGEQFGVGETVNFRFNVTNNGLVPLTGVTVNESNFVNGAGDPLTLTTPIAVIDPVGFNGTLAPGASATFGASYVVTQADIDAGGQITNTATTTGQPPTGGPVTDESDVSVSMGDPEPAISLIKRAESEPANGTGFVVGEKLNYSFTVRNEGNVTLSGVNVAEGDFTNGAGEPLVLDDGPTPPANFSGQLSPGEQVVFTGSYTFTQADIDAGGVITNNATASGTDPFGTGVDDDDTVTTSTGAAPSSITLVKSASAAPNGLSFQPGETVTYTFVATNTGAVTLHDVTLDETSFTNGAGTPLNLVKAPVATDPSNFDGTLGVGKSVTYTASYVVTQADADAGGSIANSARITGTPTTGVPVTDDSDVSVSVDAPAPALSLVKSITNLPASGKFAVGDTVNFAFAVRNTGNVPLNGVAVNEKTFTNAAGDKLSLTSGPTAAPGFSGSLAPGEQTVFTGSYVVTSADLGGSLTNTAAASAETVAGDQVSAESTVAAPIQAVSTPVPGTLPVTGAAIGGLAAIMLVAIAAGGVLLLRRRRSAVSGAGNGVGIDL from the coding sequence GTGTCAATTGCACGCAACAAAACGATTTGGCGAGCCACCGCCATGGGAGCCGGACTGGCAGTTCTTGCCGGGCTGGTAGCACCAACCGCGGGCCAGGCCGCCGATCCTGAACTGGCCTACGAGATTGCCATCGGCTCGGTTCAGACAGGATCGGGCAACTTCGATGCCGATGACGGACCCGGTAACGACTCGGGGCCGGGCAACAACATCGTGCGCTCCTATGACACCGTGACGTATGAGCTTGAGGCCTCCGTCAACTCGACGACCGGCGCGACGGGCACCGCTTCAAACGCGGCGTTCACCTTCACGCTGCCCGAGGGCATGACCTGGAACACGCTTCCCGGCACCTGCCTCACCACTACGACACCCGCATCGTCGATCAGTGCTGATGGCAGAACAGCCGTCTGTAACATCGGCGACGTTGCTCTGGGCGCCGCTCGCAGCGTTGCGCTGAGCGCAACTGTTGCGAACCTGCCGAATGCGACACCCCTCAACTTCGCGCCGGATGCACTGAGCTTTGCGACTGACAACGTCACCACACCCGCCGTGACCGTGACGCCCGGTTCGCTCGTGAGCTCTGGCGCCCCGAACGTCAACATGACCAAGCTCGTGCCGTATGTTGCAAAGAACCAGCTCGGACCCGACGGTGTTACCCGCGGTTGGCTGCTCCAGTACGGTGTGACGTTCTCGATCCCCGACATTCAGGGGAAGGGACGTAAGGGATATCTCACCCCCACCGGACCGCTGACCTTCACCGATGACTTTTCGCAGATCAGCCCGAACGCCCAGTTTGTGCGAGTCGAGTCTGGCGACGTGACAAACCACGGTGAGTTGCCGCTTTTCAGCCGAGCGAACCTCAACCTTCCAAACGCGATCAACGACGGTGGTGTGTGGACGGCGACGCCGGACCAGGCAAACAAGCGTGTGACCGTGACTGTAACGGGGGCCGATCTGACGGCCTCGCACATCCCAACCACGAGTCGCGCTGGCCAGCCGATCACCGACAAGGGTTACTTGACCTTCGGTAAGGTCATTATCTTCGTTCCGCTGACCGATGTGCCCGTCGACGACGCAACTGGGGAAGGCAGTATTCCCATCAGCAACCTGGTCACCGACTTTGCGCCGACCGGGCCACACTTTGACGGCTCGACCGTCCCCAACGTCGGTGAGAACCCAGCTGACAACCGTCAGTCGCAGAACCTCGTTCGTCAGGCGGCCGGTGAGTTCTCGAAGCGCTTTGCCGACGTGGTGAATAGCCCAGCCACTCCGTTTCTCGTGGAGGGTATGGTCTCGGATCGCTCGGGCAACGGCACACTGACGCAGGGCCAGCAAGTACAGAGCTACATGGCCCTCACAAACACCTCTTCCGACGGTGAGTACAGCGCCACCAAGGTGTGCGACATGTGGGACTCGCAGTACCTCGATTTGGCGAGGTGGAGTGTGACGCCGCCCTCGCGCTGGGCCAACCCTGACGGTAACCCGACGAGCGCAACAGGATCGGCCGCGGCCAAGGGCCACTTCGAGTACCTGACCAATTACACGCTCTCGGGCACCGACGCGCAGCGCTGGCAGACCATACGAACGTTCAACTGCGCCGATAACGCGGGTACCTGGACCACACAGGCCGCGGCGCTTGCGAACCCCAACTTCGACCTGACGCAGGTGCGGGCCGTGCGCTGGATTGCAGATCAGCCGTTCCCCGCGGGTGACACCGTCACCATGCTCATCAATCTTGAGGCAAAGGCGGCAATTCCTGAGGGCCAGATCGTGGCCAACATGGCCGGCTGGCAGGCCCCAGAGCTGCTGAACGGGGCGTATCGATACCCCAACTACGTGCCCGAGACCGCAAAAACCACCGGAGGATTCACTCCGTCGGCGGGTGACCGTTTGATCGCGGTGCAAGCTCCGCTGGCGCTGACCAAAACTGTGACCGCACCGTCAACCCCGAATCCGCGTGTTGTTGCGGGTGGTGCTGCTCAGTTCACGATCACCCCCTCGTTCCGCACCGTCGGTCGGCCGGGGCCGTTTACCGCCAGGGACGTGACGGTCACCGACCGGATTCCGGCTGGCATGTCGATTGTGCTTGACCCGGGAAATGTCGACGGTCAGGCCGTGACCCCACCCAATCACGCACCGACCTCGGTCACCGTGCTGCCCGATGGCACAACAGAGGTGGTGTGGACCTTTGACGAGATTTCAACGGGCAACATTCCGTCCATCGTCTACTGGGTGGCGACCGAGTCAACCAGCCGCGGTGACTTCGTGAACACCGCCATTATTCGCTCTCCCGATGATGCGCAGTCGCCCGCGGTGTCAGACACGGCACCGTCGACAACCGATGTTCACCGCTCCTCCGCGAACATCGGCATCGACGGCCAGGCCGGTATCGCCGTGAGTAAAACGGTGCTCAATCCGTTTATCTCTGCGGGCGATGACTTTGCGTTTGAGATCACCACCTCCAACGGTTCGCAGGCGGTCACCCAGACCGGCGCAACCGTGATCGACGTGTTCCCGTTTGTCGGGGACGGCGCGGCCGGTGTTGTGAGCCGTGTGCCAGCGACCGACAATGCTTCGCAGTTCAAGCTCAAGGCTGCACCCACGGTGCCCGCGGGCGCGACGGTTGACTACACGACGGACCCGGCGGCGACCGTGCAGGCCTCGCAGACGATCGGTGCCGGGCAAGCGCCGACCTTTGGTGCCGGCGTTAACTGGCAACCGTTTGCTGCCGTGCAAGCGAACCTTGAAGACGTTACGGCGATTCGGGTCCACCTGCCTTCAATGGCGCCTCAGACAACGCAGAAGTTCCGTTACACCCTCACGCACATGGACGGGGTCGAGGGCGGTTACTTCGCGAACAACGCGACGTTCCGCACGACGCAGGCTGCGCTCGGTGTTGTCTCGAACACGGTGACGACCCGCATGCTGCCAGAGCAGCCCGCGATCGAGCTGATCAAGAGCGCGTCAACCCCCGCCAACGGCGAGCAGTTTGGTGTTGGCGAGACGGTGAACTTCCGCTTCAACGTCACGAACAACGGGCTCGTTCCGCTGACCGGAGTGACGGTCAACGAGAGCAACTTTGTGAACGGCGCCGGGGACCCGCTGACGCTCACCACTCCGATCGCGGTGATCGATCCTGTCGGATTTAACGGCACACTTGCCCCCGGCGCGAGCGCCACCTTTGGTGCAAGCTACGTGGTGACCCAGGCCGATATCGACGCGGGCGGCCAGATCACCAACACCGCAACCACCACGGGTCAGCCACCCACGGGTGGCCCCGTGACTGACGAGAGTGACGTGTCGGTGAGCATGGGTGATCCTGAACCCGCGATTTCGCTGATCAAACGCGCCGAATCAGAGCCAGCCAACGGCACCGGGTTTGTGGTCGGTGAGAAGTTGAACTACTCCTTCACCGTGCGCAACGAGGGTAACGTGACCCTGAGCGGCGTCAACGTTGCGGAGGGTGACTTCACGAACGGAGCGGGCGAGCCACTCGTGCTTGACGACGGACCGACGCCACCCGCAAACTTCAGCGGTCAGCTCAGCCCGGGTGAGCAGGTGGTGTTTACCGGAAGCTACACGTTCACGCAGGCGGACATCGACGCCGGTGGAGTGATCACGAACAACGCGACGGCCTCGGGCACGGATCCTTTCGGAACCGGCGTTGACGACGACGACACCGTCACCACCAGCACGGGCGCAGCGCCGTCTTCGATCACACTCGTCAAGAGTGCGTCGGCCGCGCCGAACGGGCTTTCGTTCCAGCCCGGTGAGACGGTGACGTACACCTTCGTCGCCACCAACACTGGTGCGGTGACGCTGCACGACGTGACACTGGACGAGACCAGCTTCACGAACGGAGCGGGAACGCCGCTGAACCTCGTGAAGGCTCCGGTGGCAACCGACCCGAGTAACTTCGATGGCACTCTGGGTGTTGGTAAGAGCGTGACCTACACCGCGAGCTACGTGGTGACACAGGCAGACGCAGACGCGGGCGGAAGCATCGCGAACAGCGCCCGCATCACGGGTACACCGACTACGGGCGTACCGGTGACTGACGATAGTGATGTCTCGGTGAGTGTTGATGCACCGGCTCCGGCGCTCAGCCTGGTCAAGTCGATTACCAACCTGCCCGCATCGGGCAAGTTCGCTGTCGGCGACACCGTGAACTTTGCGTTCGCCGTCAGAAACACGGGCAACGTGCCGCTGAACGGTGTTGCGGTGAACGAGAAGACCTTCACCAATGCGGCGGGGGACAAGCTCTCGCTCACCTCGGGGCCGACCGCAGCGCCAGGCTTTAGCGGATCCCTAGCGCCCGGTGAGCAGACCGTGTTTACGGGAAGCTACGTGGTTACATCGGCTGACCTTGGCGGATCGCTGACCAACACAGCAGCTGCCTCAGCTGAGACCGTTGCCGGGGATCAGGTCAGCGCAGAGTCGACGGTTGCCGCGCCCATTCAGGCCGTGAGCACTCCGGTTCCCGGCACACTGCCGGTGACCGGCGCGGCTATCGGCGGTCTTGCCGCGATCATGCTGGTCGCCATTGCGGCGGGCGGGGTGCTGCTGCTTCGCCGTCGCCGTAGTGCCGTGAGCGGGGCTGGCAACGGGGTCGGGATCGACCTCTAG